A region of Vespula vulgaris chromosome 1, iyVesVulg1.1, whole genome shotgun sequence DNA encodes the following proteins:
- the LOC127064370 gene encoding translation initiation factor IF-2-like, which translates to MKLALIIPILFVLLQFSTCQDIDNDNESNDDMPGPHRVGGRRHCHGPPPFGKRPPGPPPDEDYDDNNDNQNSTSKRSVNRRNAPAMNEDDMQGGMQGGMQGGMQGGMQGGMEGGMGGGMGGGMGGGMGGGMGGQGGGQNGPPNRNRKRDTKEIRGFYRLENSRAFRKRRSTIPNTIIEQPQQY; encoded by the exons ATGAAACTCGCTTTGATAATTCCTATCCTTTTCGTGCTCCTTCAATTTTCG ACATGTCAAGATATTGATAATGACAATGAATCTAATGACGACATGCCTGGTCCTCATAGAGTAGGAGGACGTAGACATTGTCATGGTCCTCCTCCTTTTGGTAAGAGACCACCTGGTCCACCACCTGACGAAGATTATGATGACAATAACGACAATCAAAACAGCACGTCGAAGAGATCTGTTAATCGTAGAAATGCACCTGCTATGAACGAAGATGATATGCAAGGTGGCATGCAAGGTGGTATGCAAGGTGGTATGCAAGGTGGTATGCAAGGAGGGATGGAAGGAGGTATGGGAGGAGGTATGGGAGGAGGTATGGGAGGAGGTATGGGAGGAGGTATGGGAGGGCAAGGTGGTGGACAGAATGGTCCACCTAACAGAAACCGCAAACGAGATACAAAAGAGATTCGAGGTTTCTATCGGCTTGAAAACAGTAGAGCCTtcaggaagagaagaagtacTATACCGAATACTATTATAG aaCAACCCCAGCAGTACTAA